The DNA region TACTGGGCGGATAATAGGAGCTCGGATTAGAAATAATTTATCAGGTATGTATATCACTTTCACTtaactattactccctccgtcccactgtAGTAGAGTTTTGAGCctcattttggaaaaatgagCACCCttcccactctctctctctctccactttaactatttattatcattttctcaaaaagaatgctcaaaatgaaatgcctctactacagtgggacggagggagtagcattTATTTCAAGATTGTTTCTAGGAATCTCTTggttttatctatttattttatgACATGTTCAAACATGATCAGTCACCTGATAAAGTGTTCAGCATATTTTACTTGATCTGTGGCCACTGCCTCTGATGGACTTTACACATCATTGTGACATTTTTCTCTAaacttctatttttatttccacACAAAACTCTGCATGAATATCAGGGTAGAAAGCTATAGCATATCTTTTACTGCATTTTTAATGCATATGCATCCAAGAGAGGGTGGAAACTGAATTTTTCTATCTCCTTGGGATGTTTGATTCATGTTCTTCTGTTTTTCATTGCACAGAGGCATTTCTAAGTGAGACCCTAATATTGTTTCTGCATCTGAAGTCTCATTTCTATTTCATTTGTTTATCTTGTGGCTTTTGGTGCAATTGATTTGGTGTTATATATTTTGCTTTGTCAACCTGTGCAGGCAATGAGTTTGATACATATGCCAAAGTTGTAGTAAATGCTGCTGGTCCCTTCTGCGATTCTGTGAGGTTGATGGCAGACAAAGAAGCAAAGCAAATGATCAGTCCCAGCAGTGGTGTCCATATAGTGCTTCCCGATTACTATTCTCCAGAAGGAATGGGGTTGATTGTTCCCAAGACCAAGGATGGGCGTGTTGTCTTCATGCTTCCCTGGTTGGGAAGAACAGTTGCTGGCACCACTGACTCGAATACCTCTATTACGATGCTACCAGAGCCGCATGAGGATGAGATTGAATTCATATTGGATGCCATTTCTGATTATCTTAATGTTAAGGTTTGTGAATCACCATATGCTTAAAATGTCGCTTCCCGATCAACCTCAACTTACTTTTTTAACCTTTTTTTTCCTGTTGATCATTCATCCCTTTTGTTTACTCATCCAATAGGTCATTCCTTCCTTAGATTACCAAGAAATTCAGCCCCTCTTCTTTCACAAATTTTGGTGTGTCCAGAAATTGTTGCTAGTTTgccaaattatttatttatttttttctttcacaAATAATcagttttttcttctttttttggctCAGCTATGGAGACCTAAAGGGTATATATATCGATAGTAACAAATGCCAATATATTTCACATTAGAGTTTAACATCCTCATATGCCACTTTCCCTATTTTGCTGCTCTTGTGATTAGATGCACTGACCTTAATGTAGATACTGTACTCTGGTAGCTTAGACACAGTTTCCTAATAGAGTGCCACATTTTACAGTGGTGATGAATGacttttttttacttatttgaGTAGGTTTATTACTTGATTTACAATTTGACTTCTATTCTCATGTTCGAgcttttttatatattttgatttgtaAGATCCAGAGGAAGTGCCAGATGATCAAGTTGAAATTCTTCTTCATGCACACGCGAGCTTGGTTCTGTTATTTTGATAATCTAGTTTGTAAGATATTAAATTTTGATAATTCATGAAGAGTCTTTAGGCAACGGTCTTATTCACGTCCCCCGAGTAAAAGGAAAAATCAATATGTATTCTTCTATATATTCTTGTTGCAGCTTGAATTACTTTTAGTCTGGATGGAATTGGTTATTGGTTAGTGAAAGGTGCATGAATGATGACTCTCCTGTTATTTTACCCTCTCCCCAgccttattttttttttcaatcattATTTTCCAAGGGGAGAGGCTGGAATTGTAAGTAATATTTAAGAATTATTATTAGGTAAGGCGCATGGATGTCTTGTCTGCTTGGAGTGGCATTCGACCATTGGCTGTTGATCCTAGAGCCCAGAGCACTGAGAGCATTTCCAGGGATCACGTAGTGTGCGAAGATTTACCTGGTTTAGTCACAATTACCGGTGGAAAGTGGACTACATATAGAAGGTAAATCAGTCAGTTGCATAATAAATTGACTGAACATATGAATATTTCCACCTTTTTTGGTGAAAGATTATTTTATCTGTATATCTAGCCAGTTTACAAGCAGAACAAGTGGCATAgatcccctctctctctcttcagccGCTCCATCTATGCTTAATCCTTCAATCATCAGATTTTTCCAGTTATCAGTTGTTTACTTAATCAATCAATTCCAGTATGGCAGAGGATGCTGTTGATCTAGCTATTAAATCGGGAAAGTTGAGCTCAGCAAGCAAGTGTGTGACTTACAACCTACAACTTATAGGTGCCGATGGATGGGATCCTGCTTCTTTTACCATACTAGCCCAGCAGTATAAGCGCATGAAGACATCATATGGTGGGAAGGTTGTTCCTGGTGCAATGGACACCGCTGCAGCAAAGCATTTATCACATGCTTATGGAATTTTTGCTGAGCGAGTAGCTGCCATCGCTCAGGTTTACTAGTCGTATATGATTAAGCTTCTTATTGCCTAGATTCCTGCTAACATCCTGAAGAATATGCGTGTTGCATAGTTTTCGAAGCATGAATAGGCATATTTGCTCTATATCCTAAATAGTTATTTTTATGTGCATCAGAATGAAAATCTGGGCAAGCGACTAGCCCACGGGTACCCAGTCCTGGAGGCTGAAGTTGCATACTGTGCTCGGCATGAATATTGTGAATCAGCTGTTGACTTCATAGCCAGAAGGTCTCGCCTAGCCTTTCTCGACACTGATGCTGCCAGGAGGGCAGTGCCCCGTGTCATCGAGATATTGGCTTCAGAACACAAATGGGATAAATCGAGGCAAGAGCAGGAACTGCAAAAGGCTCAAGAATTTTTGGAGACCTTCAAGTCATCAAGAAATGCTCAATTTCACGATggcaaacataaataaatatgtaggaTTTGATTGTTTTTCTTACTTTAAATTATGACAGATATATCTAATATCAGAAATTATTGTTTGAGCTGATAGTCTTCTTTGTCACAGGTACACAATCTGGAAAACCTCTTGGACAATTTTCAATACTCAAAGGTCCATAAtttctttataatttttaattcatAGTTTGTCTCAGTATTTAATCTGCTACATCACTGGAGTGCTAGCTAGTGTTGCTGTGAAATGCAATATGGGCTGCTCTCTTTCAACTTTTGCCCCCAGGCACaagattaaaataaaatcaacacATCATTCTACCAAAAACACTCAGAATAAAAATGTGGATTTTGGCCTTCTCATTATCAATGTTCTTAATTTCGTTTGTTTACGATGCTATGAATTGTAAATTACATGTATCCCAATCAAGTGAAGTTGTGGTCTCGAGTTTCTCTTTCATTAAAAAGGTGTGTAAACATATTGCGTTCAATTTTTGTACTATCGAAGTAGTGTGATTTATatcacattaattaattagattttttttgaataattaaaaatattcagagccatttttaaatttgaaagaCGAATAACCACAAACCTACTAGTCCACTACTTTATGAGCTCAAATCGTACCACCTACAGTTTTGTCAACTCTGTAAATTATCGTTGATAATTTCACATAAATGCGAGTCTTTATTCTGTAATGAAGTATTTCATCTACTAAATAGTGCATCGTCAAAATGGAATGACCAATTCTGGAAAGGGAGTATCACTGAACTAGAGatatattgataaaaaaatgtttaaaatattgaatgagaaatatattgtaatttgcaaatataaaatataatgtaGCAATTGATAATTACTGAACTAGTAATCTCAAAGAAAAGACGAACATattctaaaaaatatgaaaaatgaagaaaaataatgtaatttaattatattatgagGGGAGTGTTAtgttgctaactacaactaaataatagccattagatatttaaattaagAGCATTGATCATTAACCCGGAATGtcaatactataaaaaaaacgtatattaaggtcaatttacaacaaattagttgtaattaacttttgaaaaatatctcataactttaaaacgcatataaatttctcgatttaaattaatttttcacacaacatatatcaaattaaagataattccataaggattctaatgagatctcacttgcatatgttccaatgtcaaaatttgaaaaaaaaattcaaaaattttcaatttttttgtacatcaacaaatgtcaacatgatatataaaatatgtcaatataatacatgtagaatgtcaatataagcaatgtgctaacattctcaaagcattgtgttgatattttcgaaacactatattgacattttcattcaaaactctaatttggtagtttttttttatctttttcaatttaattaataaaaacgaaaatatgtcaatataatacatgtaaaatgtcaatataagcaatgtgttaacattctcaaagcattgtgttgatattttcggaacactatattgacattttctaccaaaaccctaatttggtagttttttttttatctttttcgatttaattaataaaaacgaaaattacacatggcaaattgtagaccacaagttTTTTAAAATCTTATGATCTTAAATTGGTTATAGTTagtaattaaatgatgagttagcaattgatcactctccATTACGGTATAAATGACTCCGTTTTTGCTTAAAAAGCATctttcttgtttaagatatggtaaAGCAATCTAATTGATTTCAATAGCTTACCTTTAATACCGCTTTAGAAAAATTAGCTAAAGAAATTATTTAGATCGAACAAAAATTTATTGCGGTGTGCAAAACTGGGCTGTAAGTCAACGCTTCCACCACATGTAATCTGACTACAAagaaaaaacccaaaaaaaaattaaagaaaattccACCACAGCTCATCGGAGAGCAAAAATCAACCCCGGTTTATACGCTTTGCTGCCGTCTCCGCCGCAGCTGGTCAAGTAAGATCACTCAAACATTCTTTCTTGCACAATTTTCCATTCATATCTTAGCATTCACTAAACTTAATAGATATGGGAAAAAAATTTGATTGAAAGGTGACGAAATATACTCGGCAACAATTCAAGACACAATTGTTCTGGTTTGTgggtttcttgattttgtatcAAATGGGTCGGAAGGGGAGTGAAGTGGAGCCGGCGAGGTGGGGGCCTATGTTGCTTCTGTTGATGGGTTCGGTATCTTTCTGTATGGTCTACATTTTCATGTCAACTGTGATGAGACCCTCATCGTCTGGTGATTCAAAGATGGGTGCTTTAGGGGTTGGTGATGGTGGGAAGTCGGAGGTGAAGGTGAGTGGAGATGGGGGTTGTTGTAAAGGGATTCCGGATTTGGAGCTGTGGGGTGCTTCTGTGAAGTGGGGGACTGATTTCAAGGTCAATTCGTCCGAGCAGTGCTGCAACGCTTGCAAGGCGATGTGCACGGGCAAGGATGGGCCGTGTCTATGTGATTCGTGGGTGTTCTGTGGGAATAAGAAGGCTTGTGGGGAGAAATTTGGTGAGGTTAGTAGTTTTTTTTCTCGTTCTTGTTTGTTAGTTCTGCAGCTTATGTCTTGGGATAGTGAATGATAGTTTGGATTGTGTTGATTTTAGATTGGTGGCTTTCTTGGGATTGGTTGCTGTTTCAGGAGTTTTTGGTAGACTAATTGTCTTTGTTGTGATGATCAGTTGGATATCTAAGAACTCGAGATCAATTTTGGAATCTTGTTTTGCTTTCTGTTTGTTTCTGTTATATGAGAGTAGTAAGCAAGCAATTATATACTGATATGAAGGAAATTCTTGTTTTGATTcatggatttcttcgttggtaGACAAATCTTGTTTTGATTCATGGATTTTCTGTTGTGAAGGAAAGTAGCATGCTCTCATCGCTTATAATAAGTGACATGTATGCAACAGTCTATGACACGCATGTTAGAATATAGAATTACGAGGTTCTGTGAGCTTCTAACTATGTAACTGACATGATTGTTTCCGTTTGCTTTTGTCGTTTAGTGCTGGTTAAAGAAACAAAAGGATGTCCTGCATCCTGAAAAGCAAGATAACGGAAACACAAACATGTGGACATCGGGCATCGTCTTTGGAAAAGGGGAGGTAGGCACGATTGCCTAATGTCATGTAATGGTTTGATGACAATTGCCCATTACGGATACATATGCATTCTGTGAATCTTGGAACGACCATTATATTATACTGGTCACAGTGTACACTATTTTTGTTACCATTGCTGCATTTTTGCTAATGCTGCTATTTGATTCAATCACCGCATAAATTTTTGATATTTGGTTCCTTAGACTAACAATTTGCTTCGGTTTCTTCTTGAAGGGCATTATTGTGTTACAGACAGAGTATGGAACCCTTCACATCAAGGTAAAATCTTGTGTCCTTTGTATGTGGAATGAATAAACTAGACTTGTTTTCATCAAAATCTGAATCTCAGGTGCTGAGGTTATGACACTGTTTGAAGGAAAGTAGGGCATCCTAATGCTATTTCTCTGCCTACATAGTGCTTTATATGAGTTTAAAGAGAATCGTAGTTAGTACTATTTTTCTGTCAAACTATCATTTGCCTGATTTGAGCCACGCCCCACTTTAGACCATAAATTAAGCAGACTGGGACAGCTGGCCTGATATAATCTGTTTTGAAGTCGACCAAATACTATGTTTGAGGAATAGCTGAGTGGAAGTCCTGATTCTAGTTCAAAGGCATTATATTCCACTTCCCCCTTTAGtttttgatgatttttctattttgttcacaGCTTTTGCCTGAATGTTCCCCACATTCAGTTGCATACATGCTAGAGTTGTTGGCTTTGCGACATTGTGCAGGTTGCCATTTTTATCGAGCAGAAAGCCGGGGGCAGTTTTGGGATATTAACGGAAACCACATAAAAGCTGTAAGACTAAACTCTTTTCTTCTTACATAACTTTTAAAAGAAGTTCAAGTCCTACTTTGCTTTCATAGCCATATTCAGCTATTAAGCCCAACATGGTGCCTTATGGATGCATCTCGTCTCGTATGCAAGGCGTATATAAAATCTGTTGGATTATATAAGCTTATTTTTCTTGTTAAGAATCCTCAAATTTTCCTACTTTTAAACTTGCCAGGCTTCATATGGCCCTCCATTTGGTCTTATTCAAGGAACACTAGAAGCCCAAGGAGTGGCATTCAACCCGATTCCATCGGAGCACTGCCCAACCATAAGAAGGGGTTCGGTGGCATGGGTTGGATCCGGCCCTGAATTCTTCGTAAGCCTTGCAAATCATGAAGAGTGGCAAAAAGGGTACACTGTGTTTGGTTCTGTACTTCCTGAAGACATGGCGATTGCCGAGAAAATCGCTCAGCTTCCGACAAAGTCGGATGTTTGGAATAACATCAATGTCTCAGTTTTGGAGAAAACTGTACCTTTGAAGATTCAAAGAATCAAGCTTGGCCACAGTGACCTGAATCTCAGTGCTGACTAGAAGGTACCTCGAACGTCTTCTCCTTTATATTTCTTGCTGAAAATTATAAGGTTTTATTACAATATTTCTCTTCTTCTAATGttaaaaatcccaaaaaaaatCCACGCCACTTTGAATGCTGAGTTTTGAAGTCATTGCCTCTCTCTTTAGATCCCTCCCAGTTTGAATGTTGTGTTTTAGATGAATTGTTTCTTAATTGcctctctctctttttatttGATCAGAGTTATATACGAGTGTAGATGAACAATATGGAGACATGTCAGCATGATTTTGAGCATATGAAGGTGCAGTGAAAGACCAACTGTAAGCTCTGTGGAAGGTGCCTTCTCAAGAACTAGgaaaatgttttgttttttaaacAGCTGTTTTTTACTGTCAAAACCCTTAAAAATCAtagaaaaataaactaaataataatatcatCACAATGATGTCTAGAATTTGCTTATTGATTCATAGCTATACTTAATATATCCAAATAACTATAGCACTTTCGAAGAattgattttgtatttttttttgttgatcaaCAAAGTCATAGGCAAggtaaatttattttcttatattgtGTTAGAGAAACCGAACTTTTTTTTGAGCAACCTATAGGTTTATTTGTTTTAAGAAACTTGTGAATTATTAacaaacaataataataatgaagTGATAATATATTAATACGAAGATGCTGCTGAATTGAATTGATTGTCCAATTCTCGTTATTGATTGAAATCATGATAACCCAatctaatcaaatcaaattacaTAGTAAAAATTCATTTTGTGGTTACAATAAAATACTAgaagtaattaaaatttgaagggAAGGGGCCCGGGCGGGGCCCTACTTCTCTTCGTGAAATAATCAAGTGGGCCAtgtttttggtgtgaaattat from Salvia splendens isolate huo1 chromosome 9, SspV2, whole genome shotgun sequence includes:
- the LOC121746917 gene encoding glycerol-3-phosphate dehydrogenase SDP6, mitochondrial-like; the protein is MAASIRLRRLGAVAAVAGSAYFTVLGNPPIAASDRGAALANVKQRIADPSAAVPSRAVQESALIGSSASNPLDVLVIGGGATGCGVALDAVTRGLRVGLVEREDFASGTSSRSTKLIHGGVRYLEKAVFNLDYGQLKLVFHALEERKQVIENAPHLCNALPCMTPCFSWFEAVYYWMGLKMYDLVAGRHLLHLSRYYSAQESVELFPTLARKGKDRSLKGTVVYYDGQMNDSRLNVSLACTAALAGAAVVNHAEVISFLRDDGTGRIIGARIRNNLSGNEFDTYAKVVVNAAGPFCDSVRLMADKEAKQMISPSSGVHIVLPDYYSPEGMGLIVPKTKDGRVVFMLPWLGRTVAGTTDSNTSITMLPEPHEDEIEFILDAISDYLNVKVRRMDVLSAWSGIRPLAVDPRAQSTESISRDHVVCEDLPGLVTITGGKWTTYRSMAEDAVDLAIKSGKLSSASKCVTYNLQLIGADGWDPASFTILAQQYKRMKTSYGGKVVPGAMDTAAAKHLSHAYGIFAERVAAIAQNENLGKRLAHGYPVLEAEVAYCARHEYCESAVDFIARRSRLAFLDTDAARRAVPRVIEILASEHKWDKSRQEQELQKAQEFLETFKSSRNAQFHDGKHK
- the LOC121749560 gene encoding uncharacterized protein LOC121749560; its protein translation is MGRKGSEVEPARWGPMLLLLMGSVSFCMVYIFMSTVMRPSSSGDSKMGALGVGDGGKSEVKVSGDGGCCKGIPDLELWGASVKWGTDFKVNSSEQCCNACKAMCTGKDGPCLCDSWVFCGNKKACGEKFGECWLKKQKDVLHPEKQDNGNTNMWTSGIVFGKGEGIIVLQTEYGTLHIKLLPECSPHSVAYMLELLALRHCAGCHFYRAESRGQFWDINGNHIKAASYGPPFGLIQGTLEAQGVAFNPIPSEHCPTIRRGSVAWVGSGPEFFVSLANHEEWQKGYTVFGSVLPEDMAIAEKIAQLPTKSDVWNNINVSVLEKTVPLKIQRIKLGHSDLNLSAD